From the genome of Tachysurus vachellii isolate PV-2020 chromosome 2, HZAU_Pvac_v1, whole genome shotgun sequence, one region includes:
- the kansl1a gene encoding KAT8 regulatory NSL complex subunit 1 — protein sequence MAAMAPALTDAPAEARHIRLKLAAESNGNSTNLLLSSSISPSDTASTNGKRHHEDNRRHCCNGKESLSEPLSLGKFQPLVASYLCSHVGPVAEEGVLIKPSVLKSRGLLNGDLLLRTALSGGQPKSLVNGGGAGTGAGGGSAMVPVNGLAKKAAVPSTALPEKGSVAPLNGDNAKPPTGAGALLPLSSKSGDVTPMVFVSRADSKHVRELDDSHSRAPEDTGVNGSPENPLFKSEAPPSDRSNAGRAGALPATSSANGVPADAPQSSTLCQRSSSSSSSPSSGVEALILRERAQQSQRRQADVSARLQRLCKRLQVVQAKQVERHVKQQLTGFLHHTVSQSSTSRRDSITRVLKDSSLPSELAKLHQSGTTNLRVAEAQFDSDATESSSGGETDVEEEELARVDTEQRHVKLWRRAEGRFALERASIISRWTWLQAHISDLEYRIRQHTDISRQIRTSKGSVELGDVASSYQTKTEKVKAQCATGDLSQANRSMNELFHSATETSDVKLSPSPESSCSAARVRPLISCKRRRLVQPGMLQNLNSKVQRVCFSRSVCDVNSVCMMCGGSQLHPKADLQFDRPLLDTVALQDPSVHPTLSLQSDMALGIHLQRALKLHWQTRHMEKVKPLKKLSVKHKLSHYSSSSSAALSKHKFRLSSSPSAIRFSSYKSRSERARKQGEASIRLAKVDTHTPCRPSRLLDRSPSRKRARENSLDRTESPKFQYDSGSLYPSPQPVVQSSTPSGSSTPLGPSSQTGSCSMPIRKRRSENSFDINNIVIPMSVAATTRVEKLQYKEIITPSWREVDVLPRPLDDEDEDVEVEDLSDTAFMRLHQKYEDQERGRWRWTALTPAKRRGSRSYKSLDGRTTPSLSGMNPSTPQLSSPDTGNFHLLQDYGPVPSPLSPPSPDTPCSRDAHTPSSRDSYTPHMRDAHRLVYSEDTRCSTPDCTFEERTVQPWEHRSFPLSEEPAPEPNLDPQPHQRFSHGAESESETYSA from the exons ATGGCTGCGATGGCGCCCGCTCTGACCGACGCCCCGGCCGAAGCCCGCCACATTCGTCTCAAACTGGCTGCAGAGAGCAACGGCAACTCCACCAACCTTCTCCTGTCGTCCTCGATCTCTCCATCTGATACAGCGAGTACCAACGGGAAACGTCACCACGAGGACAACCGCCGTCACTGTTGCAACGGCAAGGAGTCGCTGTCTGAGCCTCTGAGCCTGGGCAAGTTCCAGCCGCTGGTGGCCTCCTATTTGTGTTCGCATGTTGGTCCTGTAGCCGAAGAGGGCGTCCTGATCAAGCCGTCGGTGCTGAAGAGCCGAGGCCTGCTGAACGGAGATCTCCTGCTACGTACTGCGTTGAGCGGCGGCCAGCCAAAGAGCCTTGTTAACGGAGGCGGAGCAGGAACTGGAGCTGGGGGAGGAAGCGCGATGGTCCCGGTCAACGGACTGGCCAAGAAAGCTGCCGTGCCCAGCACCGCGCTGCCTGAGAAAGGTAGCGTGGCCCCTTTGAACGGAGACAACGCTAAGCCTCCCACAGGTGCTGGAGCTTTGTTACCGCTCTCATCCAAGTCCGGCGATGTGACACCAATGGTGTTTGTTTCGAGGGCAGATTCCAAGCATGTGAGAGAGCTGGACGATTCGCATAGCAGAGCGCCGGAAGATACAGGTGTCAACGGTTCTCCAGAGAATCCACTGTTCAAATCCGAAGCTCCCCCTAGTGACCGGTCAAATGCCGGCAGGGCAGGAGCACTTCCTGCGACAAGTAGTGCCAATGGTGTCCCAGCTGATGCCCCTCAGAGCTCAACCTTGTGCCAACGTagctcttcatcttcctcttccccTTCTTCTGGCGTAGAGGCACTAATCCTCCGTGAGCGAGCGCAACAGAGCCAGCGCAGGCAGGCTGATGTCTCGGCACGGCTGCAGCGCCTGTGCAAGAGGCTTCAGGTGGTTCAGGCCAAGCAGGTTGAACGTCATGTCAAACAGCAGCTCACTGGATTTTTGCACCATACCGTGTCCCAATCCTCCACCTCCAGAAGGGACTCCATTACCCGAGTCCTTAAAGACAGCTCTTTACCCTCGGAGTTGGCAAAACTCCATCAGAGCGGCACCACCAACCTGCGGGTCGCCGAGGCGCAGTTTGACTCTGACGCCACCGAGAGCAGCTCGGGTGGTGAGACCGATGTGGAAGAAGAGGAACTTGCAAGAGTGGACACTGAGCAGCGACACGTCAAACT GTGGAGGAGAGCAGAAGGTCGATTCGCCCTGGAAAGAGCCTCCATCATAAGCCGCTGGACGTGGCTGCAGGCGCACATCTCCGACCTGGAGTACCGCATCCGCCAGCACACAGATATCTCCCGGCAGATTCGCACCAGCAAG GGATCAGTGGAGCTGGGAGACGTCGCCTCGTCGTACCAAACCAAGACGGAAAAGGTGAAGGCCCAGTGTGCCACAGGGGACCTGAGCCAAGCCAACAGGTCCATGAACGAATTATTCCACAG TGCCACTGAAACATCAGATGTTAAGCTTTCTCCGTCTCCCGAGAGCAGCTGTTCAGCTGCACGAGTTCGACCCTTAATCAGCTGTAAGAGACGACGCCTCGTCCAACCTGGCATGCTGCAGAACCTCAacagcaag GTACAGAGAGTGTGTTTCtcaaggagtgtgtgtgatgtgaacagtgtgtgtatgatgtgtgggGGCAGTCAGCTCCACCCTAAAGCAGACCTACAGTTTGATCGCCCTCTGCTGGACACTGTGGCCCTGCAGGACCCCAGCGTTCATCCAACACTGTCCCTGcagtcag ACATGGCTCTCGGTATACATCTCCAAAGAGCGCTGAAGTTGCACTGGCAGACACGGCACATGGAGAAAGTCAAGCCTCTGAAGAAGCTGTCCGTCAAACACAAGCTTTCGCactactcctcctcctcctcagctGCACTATCCAAGCACAAGTTTAGGCTTTCCAGCTCGCCCTCGGCCATCA GGTTTTCCAGCTATAAGAGTCGATCGGAGAGGGCACGGAAGCAGGGTGAGGCCAGCATCCGCCTGGCCAAGgtcgatacacacacaccctgcaggCCGAGTCGGCTTCTGGACAGGAGCCCCAGCAGGAAGAGGGCGAGGGAGAACTCGCTGGACCGAACAGAGT CCCCGAAGTTTCAGTATGATTCAGGAAGTTTATATCCGTCACCTCAGCCAGTCGTCCAGTCGTCCACCCCGAGCGGCAGCTCCACACCTCTGGGCCCCAGCAGTCAGACCGGCTCCTGCTCTATG CCAATTAGAAAGCGGCGAAGTGAAAACTCCTTTGACATTAACAACATAGTTATCCCCATGTCCGTGGCAGCAACCACCAGAGTGGAGAAGCTTCAGTACAAGGAGATCATCACGCCGAG CTGGAGGGAGGTGGACGTCCTTCCCCGGCCTCTTGACGACgaagatgaggatgttgag GTGGAGGACTTGTCTGACACCGCGTTCATGCGGCTCCATCAGAAGTACGAGGACCAGGAGCGCGGCCGCTGGAGATGGACTGCCCTCACTCCAGCCAAGAGAAGAGGCAGCAG GTCCTACAAGTCTTTGGACGGCAGGACAACTCCGTCTCTGAGTGGAATGAACCCGTCTACTCCACAGCTGTCGTCTCCGGACACGGGGAATTTCCACCTGCTGCAGGATTATGGGCCTGTTCCATCGCCCCTCAGCCCCCCCAGTCCTGACACGCCCTGCTCTCGTGATGCACACACCCCCTCATCGAGGGACTCGTACACACCTCACATGAGAGACGCGCACCGGCTGGTGTACAGCGAGGACACGCGTTGTTCTACACCAGACTGTACCTTCGAGGAGAGA ACGGTGCAGCCTTGGGAGCACAGGAGCTTCCCCCTCTCAGAGGAACCGGCGCCGGAGCCCAATTTGGACCCACAACCCCATCAGAGATTCAGCCACGGGGCCGAATCGGAGAGCGAAACTTATTCAGCctaa